In one window of Syngnathus typhle isolate RoL2023-S1 ecotype Sweden linkage group LG7, RoL_Styp_1.0, whole genome shotgun sequence DNA:
- the mrps35 gene encoding small ribosomal subunit protein mS35, whose amino-acid sequence MVTRGNSFSPFGSGGLSFVGIRSDWGNMAAHARKAMLLSLNRLNVVGVGQAHLSNRLTYATALPVHSGGNKNFPGRGDRGTLTIRPRRDAGPPRTDKMVVDQDWTAVYPAATPFRATAVPLPVRMGYPVKGGVPPEKKGNLELLKIPNFLHLTPAAIRKHCEALKPFCSAWPSALDTDAKCEQHFPIQVESSDYVSAGLTIRNPAARVVHLLVKLSSLNLDEHARKKIIKLVGERYCKKSDVLTITTDSCPLRQQNYDYAMYLLTVLYHESWKTEAWEADKTVADMEEYLWEGSPSQKNILDTLLREPDGGEQERQRLLERNEVQEYKDSVSRLKNQGDSESAVLQYKEAVKKVLKM is encoded by the exons ATGGTAACACGAGGAAATTCATTTTCGCCATTTGGCAGCGGAGGTTTGTCATTTGTCGGCATCCGTagtgactggggaaacatggcCGCTCACGCAAGGAAGGCAATGCTGCTGTCCTTAAATCGACTAAACGTCGTCGGCGTTGGACAAGCGCATTTGTCAAACAGGCTGACATACGCGACGGCATTGCCTGTACACTCGGGTGGCAATAAAA ACTTTCCTGGGAGAGGCGACAGAGGAACTTTGACCATAAGGCCAAGAAGAGAT GCAGGACCACCAAGGACGGACAAGATGGTAGTGGACCAGGACTGGACGGCAGTCTACCCAGCAGCGACCCCCTTCCGAGCCACCGCTGTGCCCTTACCTGTGAGGATGGGCTACCCTGTGAAAGGAGGGGTCCCTCCAGAGAAGAAGGGCAACCTGGAGCTGCTCAAG ATTCCCAACTTTCTCCACTTGACACCAGCAGCAATCCGAAAACACTGTGAAGCCCTCAAAC CGTTCTGCAGTGCGTGGCCGTCCGCTTTGGACACAGACGCCAAGTGTGAGCAGCACTTCCCCATCCAGGTGGAGAGCAGCGACTACGTGTCGGCTGGACTCACCATACGGAACCCCGCCGCTCGTGTCGTTCATCTCCTA GTGAAGCTGTCCAGTTTGAACCTGGATGAACACGCCCGGAAGAAAATAATCAAACTAGTCGGGGAGCGATACTGCAAAAAGTCGGACGTCCTCACCATCACCACCGACAG CTGTCCACTGAGACAACAGAATTACGACTACGCCATGTACCTGTTGACTGTCCTCTACCACGAGTCCTGG AAAACCGAGGCGTGGGAGGCCGACAAGACGGTTGCAGACATGGAGGAGTATTTGTGGGAGGGCAGCCCGTCCCAGAAGAACATCTTGGACACGCTGTTACGCGAGCCGGACGGCGGCGAGCAAGAACGCCAGCGTCTGCTGGAAAGAAACGAAGTGCAAGAGTACAAGGACTCGGTAAGCAGACTGAAGAACCAAGGCGACAGCGAGAGCGCAGTGCTGCAGTACAAAGAGGCCGTcaagaaagtgctcaagatgtGA
- the LOC133157214 gene encoding MANSC domain-containing protein 4-like has translation MNVACGMLTLLLVAWRAESRCSPTSYYKNCWIRSFPGIVVDTKASEKQGARLLRSYREEGALTCSRSCCLTTNASCNVAVFHFDATTNNCCHLHCPTLESCLISHSAVAVLYNVTLGVDPDLLVFGKHLASNIRVGRVNASELLPLDKRQFFHPPPPVGTIKPTSTPKTTRRPSAVTPKPLSSSATTFQSSVPPPSSFGSTPTFLSTITTTCPLTSSTSTGGINSSELSVKEPGENKSTTQTWIRDQGTNNPSNQTPVKNGAKNEPSTKRSFQTANIDDPSTQTSFEDKNNKSSAPTTFQESDTEDPSTQTSVRQRVSTPDGEDTSADLGPGYHGLPVVLVTCVAALLGCLIWLVASRRAKRRRMECHRASGTRETMRLIKYDPKV, from the exons ATGAACGTCGCATGCGGCATGTTGACGCTTTTGCTCGTCGCGTGGCGGGCCGAGTCGCGCTGCTCGCCAACTTCTTACTACAAAAACTGCTGGATTCGGAGTTTCCCTGGAATTGTCGTGGATACGAAGGCCTCCGAGAAACAAGGGGCTCGGTTGCTCAGGTCTTACCGGGAGGAAGGTGCGCTGACCTGCAGCCGCAGTTGCTGCTTAACGACAAATG CGTCCTGTAACGTGGCGGTGTTTCACTTCGACGCCACGACAAACAACTGTTGCCACTTGCACTGTCCAACTTTGGAGAGCTGTCTCATCAGCCACAGTGCTGTTGCTGTCCTCTACAACGTCACTCTTG GTGTGGATCCTGACCTGTTGGTGTTTGGCAAACACCTCGCGTCCAACATCCGCGTGGGTCGCGTCAACGCTTCTGAACTGCTTCCCTTGGACAAGCGACAATTTTTCCATCCACCCCCACCTGTTGGCACCATTAAACCAACCAGCACCCCGAAGACCACCAGGAGACCCTCAGCAGTCACCCCGAAACCTCTTTCATCATCTGCCACCACGTTCCAGTCAAGCGTACCTCCTCCATCCAGTTTCGGTTCAACACCTACTTTCCTCTCCACAATCACCACCACCTGTCCTCTGACTTCTTCAACGTCCACAGGCGGCATCAACAGCAGCGAGCTGTCGGTCAAAGAGCCAGGCGAGAACAAGTCCACCACCCAAACGTGGATTCGAGACCAAGGCACCAACAATCCGAGCAACCAAACACCGGTTAAAAATGGAGCCAAAAACGAGCCGAGCACCAAGAGGTCatttcaaacggcaaacatCGATGATCCAAGCACCCAAACATCATTcgaagacaaaaacaacaagtcAAGCGCTCCGACGACATTTCAAGAGTCAGACACCGAGGATCCAAGCACTCAGACCTCAGTTCGACAGCGAGTTTCAACTCCGGACGGAGAGGACACCTCGGCGGATTTGGGACCCGGGTatcacggcctgccggtggtgCTGGTCACCTGTGTGGCGGCATTGCTGGGCTGTTTGATTTGGCTGGTTGCAAGCCGGAGggcaaagaggaggaggatggaatgccATCGTGCGTCCGGGACAAGAGAGACCATGCGTCTGATCAAGTATGATCCGAAGGTTTGA